A window of the Streptomyces griseochromogenes genome harbors these coding sequences:
- a CDS encoding cysteine hydrolase family protein, whose amino-acid sequence MTTLPDRPNSALLIIDVQNAVVAGSHKRDDVIANINTLVAKARTAEVPVIWVQHSDDELKAGSEGWKYVPELVRQDTEPLVHKNYPDSFEDTELESVLAEHKVGRLVVTGAQTDMCIRSTLHGAIVRGYDATLVADAHTTEDLSKYGAPTPDQVIAHTNLYWKEHCAPGRQGGITETAEVTF is encoded by the coding sequence ATGACCACGCTTCCCGACAGACCCAACAGCGCACTGCTGATCATCGACGTCCAGAACGCCGTGGTGGCCGGCTCCCACAAGCGGGACGACGTCATCGCCAACATCAACACCCTGGTGGCCAAGGCCCGCACGGCCGAGGTACCGGTGATCTGGGTACAGCACTCCGACGACGAGCTCAAGGCGGGCAGCGAGGGCTGGAAGTACGTTCCGGAGCTGGTCCGCCAGGACACCGAGCCTCTCGTCCACAAGAACTACCCGGACTCCTTCGAGGACACCGAGCTGGAATCCGTGCTGGCCGAGCACAAGGTGGGCCGGCTCGTCGTCACGGGCGCGCAGACGGACATGTGCATCCGCTCGACCCTGCACGGCGCTATCGTCCGGGGCTACGACGCGACGCTGGTCGCCGACGCCCACACCACGGAGGACCTGTCCAAGTACGGCGCTCCCACTCCGGATCAGGTGATCGCCCACACCAACCTCTACTGGAAAGAGCACTGCGCACCCGGCCGCCAGGGCGGTATCACCGAGACAGCAGAAGTGACCTTCTAA
- a CDS encoding SCO6880 family protein codes for MSHPVTPRRTYLIGRARPNAIVGRNRESGEIALIIAGAFLGMMCGLLVPVLSLRIVLLTGFPLLALAAVYVPYKRRTFYKWFEINRSYKRTIKQGTAYRSGAMEAGTRMDGREVEIGPPPGIGRITWLAAPFGPDEIAVLLHADRKTVTACIEIEGPGVGLRDSEDQEALVDRFGTLLKHVANGDGFVTRLQMLARTLPADPDAHAKDVAVRGDERSLEWLQQSYDQLQSMVSTSSEQHRAYLVACMHYTRELAAEAHAMARAARPQAGRKLDRDAGLAVVMARELTDICSRLQEADIRVRQPLGQGRLASLIHSMYDADHPIDHIQAMTKRNAWPAELDAMEPTYLQAKTRESATRAPWCHATAWVKEWPMTPVGVNFLAPLLVHTPDVIRTVAVTMDLEPTEVAIERMLTEKTNDEADASRAAKMNRTVDPRDVAAHNRLDQRGEDLASGAAGVNLVGFITVSARSPEALSRDKRTIRASAGKSYLKLEWCDREHHRAFVNTLPFATGIRR; via the coding sequence ATGTCCCATCCGGTCACGCCCCGCCGTACGTATCTGATCGGCCGCGCCCGGCCGAACGCGATCGTCGGCCGGAACCGTGAGTCCGGCGAGATCGCGTTGATCATCGCCGGCGCGTTCCTCGGCATGATGTGCGGCCTTCTCGTCCCGGTCCTGTCCCTGCGGATCGTGCTGCTCACGGGCTTCCCGCTGCTCGCGCTCGCCGCGGTCTACGTGCCCTACAAGCGCCGCACGTTCTACAAGTGGTTCGAGATCAACCGCTCGTACAAACGGACGATCAAGCAGGGCACCGCCTACCGCTCCGGCGCCATGGAGGCCGGCACCCGGATGGACGGCCGCGAGGTCGAGATCGGCCCGCCGCCGGGCATCGGACGGATCACCTGGCTCGCCGCGCCCTTCGGTCCCGACGAGATCGCCGTACTCCTGCACGCCGACCGCAAGACGGTCACGGCCTGCATCGAGATCGAGGGCCCCGGCGTCGGCCTGCGCGACTCCGAGGACCAGGAGGCCCTCGTCGACCGCTTCGGCACCCTGCTCAAGCACGTGGCCAACGGCGACGGCTTCGTCACCCGGCTGCAGATGCTCGCCCGCACCCTGCCCGCCGACCCGGACGCACACGCCAAGGACGTGGCCGTACGCGGCGACGAACGCTCCCTCGAGTGGCTGCAGCAGTCCTACGACCAGTTGCAGTCCATGGTGTCCACCAGCAGCGAGCAGCACCGCGCGTACCTCGTCGCCTGTATGCACTACACCCGCGAACTGGCCGCCGAGGCCCACGCCATGGCCCGCGCCGCGCGGCCGCAGGCCGGCCGCAAGCTGGACCGCGACGCCGGCCTCGCCGTCGTCATGGCCCGCGAGCTGACCGACATCTGCTCGCGCCTTCAGGAAGCCGACATCCGCGTCCGCCAGCCCCTCGGCCAGGGCAGGCTCGCCTCCCTCATCCACTCCATGTACGACGCGGACCACCCCATCGACCACATCCAGGCGATGACCAAGCGCAACGCCTGGCCGGCCGAACTGGACGCCATGGAGCCCACCTACCTCCAGGCCAAGACCCGCGAGTCCGCCACCCGCGCTCCCTGGTGCCATGCCACGGCCTGGGTGAAGGAATGGCCGATGACCCCCGTCGGCGTCAACTTCCTCGCGCCCCTGCTCGTCCACACCCCGGACGTCATCCGAACGGTCGCCGTGACGATGGATCTCGAACCCACCGAGGTAGCCATCGAACGCATGCTGACCGAGAAGACCAACGACGAGGCCGATGCCTCCCGCGCCGCCAAGATGAACCGGACGGTGGACCCGCGGGACGTCGCCGCGCACAACCGCCTCGACCAGCGCGGCGAAGACCTCGCCAGCGGCGCCGCCGGCGTCAACCTGGTCGGCTTCATCACCGTCTCCGCCCGCTCCCCGGAAGCCCTGAGCCGCGACAAGCGGACCATAAGGGCATCCGCCGGAAAGTCGTACCTGAAACTGGAATGGTGCGACCGCGAGCACCACCGCGCCTTCGTGAACACCCTCCCGTTCGCCACCGGCATCCGAAGGTAG
- a CDS encoding ATP-binding protein: MRDPLSVLTEAFTSFLFGKVETTRLPVRTSTGQAQAVYLPTAAPGLGDSGVIIGREVYSGKGYIYDPFQLYGQQLPAPHWLVLGESGNGKSALEKTYVLRQLRFKDRQVVVLDAQGEDGVGEWNLIAQELGITPIRLDPTAALNHGIRLNPLDPAITTTGQLALLRTIIEVAMGHGLDERSGFALKVAHSYVNESIVNRQPVLTDIVEQLRHPEPESAEVMNVAIDDVRAWGLDVALVLDRLVDGDLRGMFDGPTTVGIDLDAPLIVFDLSHIDRNSIAMPILMAIVGVWLEHTWIRPDRKKRIFLVEEAWHIINSPFVAQLFQRLLKFGRRLGLSFVAVVHHLSDVVDGAAAKEAAAILKMASTRTIYAQKADEARATGRVLGLPRWAVEIIPTLTPGIAVWDVNGNVQVVKHLVTETERPLVFTDRAMTESSSDLTADEALRAAELEAEQRAAAFVEQHLGDSESTVA; encoded by the coding sequence ATGCGGGATCCGCTGTCCGTCCTCACCGAAGCCTTCACGTCCTTCCTGTTCGGAAAGGTCGAGACGACCCGGCTGCCGGTGCGCACCTCCACGGGCCAGGCCCAGGCGGTCTACCTCCCGACCGCCGCCCCCGGCCTCGGCGACTCCGGCGTCATCATCGGCCGCGAGGTGTACTCCGGGAAGGGCTACATCTACGACCCCTTCCAGCTCTACGGCCAGCAGCTCCCGGCCCCGCACTGGCTGGTCCTCGGCGAGTCCGGCAACGGCAAGTCGGCCCTGGAGAAGACGTACGTCCTGCGGCAGCTGCGCTTCAAGGACCGCCAGGTCGTCGTCCTGGACGCACAGGGCGAGGACGGCGTGGGCGAATGGAACCTCATCGCCCAGGAGCTGGGGATAACACCCATCCGCCTGGACCCGACGGCAGCCCTGAACCACGGCATCCGCCTCAATCCCCTCGACCCCGCGATCACCACCACGGGCCAGCTCGCGCTGCTGCGCACCATCATCGAGGTCGCGATGGGCCACGGCCTGGACGAACGCTCCGGCTTCGCCCTCAAGGTCGCCCACTCCTACGTCAACGAGTCGATCGTCAACCGCCAGCCGGTCCTGACCGACATCGTGGAGCAGCTACGGCACCCCGAGCCGGAGTCCGCGGAGGTGATGAACGTCGCCATAGACGACGTACGGGCCTGGGGCCTGGACGTCGCCCTCGTGCTCGACCGGCTGGTCGACGGTGACCTGCGCGGCATGTTCGACGGCCCGACCACGGTCGGCATCGACCTCGACGCGCCCCTCATCGTCTTCGACCTGTCCCACATCGACCGCAACTCCATCGCCATGCCCATCCTCATGGCGATCGTCGGCGTGTGGCTGGAGCACACCTGGATCCGCCCCGACCGCAAGAAGCGCATCTTCCTGGTCGAAGAGGCCTGGCACATCATCAACAGCCCGTTCGTGGCCCAGCTGTTCCAGCGGCTGCTGAAGTTCGGCCGACGCCTCGGTCTGTCCTTCGTCGCCGTAGTCCACCACCTGTCCGACGTCGTCGACGGCGCGGCGGCCAAGGAGGCGGCCGCGATCCTGAAGATGGCCTCGACCAGGACGATCTACGCCCAGAAGGCGGACGAGGCAAGGGCGACGGGCCGGGTACTGGGCCTGCCGCGCTGGGCGGTGGAGATCATCCCCACCCTCACCCCCGGCATCGCGGTCTGGGACGTCAACGGCAACGTCCAGGTGGTCAAGCACCTGGTCACCGAGACGGAACGGCCGCTGGTCTTCACCGACCGCGCGATGACCGAGTCCTCCAGCGACCTGACGGCGGACGAGGCGCTGCGCGCCGCCGAGCTGGAGGCCGAACAGCGGGCGGCGGCCTTCGTGGAGCAGCACCTGGGCGACTCCGAATCGACGGTGGCGTAA
- a CDS encoding SDR family oxidoreductase, producing the protein MGGTGPVNFRLNGRTALVTGSVRGLGLEMAQGLAAAGARVVLNGRDAVTLAAVVAGLRNEGYDVLAAAFDVTDREAAEEALRGLGDIDVLVNNVGHRDRRGLREMTPDELSAMLDDHLTSAYALSQTVARGLAARGASGRIINVSSVVGRLGRTGDVAYATAKAGLDGLTRALAADLGPSGTTVNSVAPGTFATDVNAESADDPEWARWLRTRTALGRWGRPGEIAGIVVFLASDAASFITGQTIAVDGGMTTTF; encoded by the coding sequence ATGGGCGGCACCGGCCCGGTGAACTTCCGGCTCAACGGCCGTACGGCCCTGGTGACCGGCTCCGTGCGCGGACTCGGACTGGAGATGGCGCAGGGCCTGGCCGCGGCCGGGGCACGGGTGGTCCTGAACGGCCGGGACGCCGTCACGCTGGCCGCGGTCGTCGCGGGGCTGCGGAACGAGGGCTACGACGTCCTCGCCGCCGCGTTCGACGTCACCGACCGGGAGGCCGCCGAGGAAGCGCTGCGGGGGCTCGGCGACATCGATGTCCTCGTCAACAACGTGGGCCACCGTGACCGGCGGGGCCTGCGGGAGATGACCCCGGACGAACTCTCCGCGATGCTCGACGACCACCTGACCTCGGCGTACGCGCTGAGCCAGACCGTCGCCCGGGGCCTGGCCGCGCGCGGCGCCTCGGGCCGCATCATCAACGTCTCCTCGGTCGTCGGCCGGCTGGGCCGCACCGGGGACGTCGCCTACGCCACCGCGAAGGCGGGCCTGGACGGCCTGACCCGGGCCCTCGCCGCCGACCTGGGCCCGAGCGGTACGACGGTCAACTCGGTGGCACCGGGCACGTTCGCGACCGACGTCAACGCGGAGTCGGCCGACGACCCCGAGTGGGCGCGGTGGCTGCGGACGCGTACCGCGCTGGGCCGCTGGGGCCGGCCGGGCGAGATCGCGGGGATCGTGGTCTTCCTGGCGAGCGATGCGGCGTCCTTCATCACCGGGCAGACGATCGCGGTGGACGGCGGGATGACGACGACGTTCTGA
- a CDS encoding trypsin-like serine peptidase, whose product MKRISRIWLTSRPTLLCAVVTLALTSASVAAASDGPGPFGVTAVADVTVQNKRVGALFDASRVGKLAGGHFCSASVVRSPQHMLIATAAHCVDDDDEDLVFVPGYRDGKAPYGVWKVGKRFLPDEWAKEQSEDSDIAFAYVEELDGKRIQDVLGGNRFVPGVATGATAVTVTGYPDTRDEPVTCTNKPTQRGRTQQRIDCPEFTGGTSGSPWINGNDQVVGILGGHDKGGTTADTSYSVVLRGDAAKLYQAATAGR is encoded by the coding sequence ATGAAGCGCATCTCACGCATCTGGCTCACCTCGCGTCCCACGTTGCTGTGTGCTGTGGTGACGCTTGCCCTGACGTCCGCGTCCGTGGCGGCCGCCTCCGACGGGCCGGGACCCTTCGGGGTCACGGCCGTTGCCGACGTGACCGTCCAGAACAAGCGGGTGGGCGCGCTGTTCGATGCGAGCCGGGTCGGCAAGCTGGCCGGCGGGCACTTCTGCAGCGCCTCGGTCGTGCGCAGCCCCCAGCACATGCTGATCGCCACCGCCGCGCACTGTGTGGACGACGATGACGAGGACCTCGTCTTCGTACCGGGATACCGGGACGGGAAGGCGCCCTACGGGGTCTGGAAGGTGGGGAAGCGGTTCCTGCCCGACGAGTGGGCCAAGGAGCAGAGCGAGGACAGCGACATCGCCTTCGCGTATGTGGAGGAGCTGGACGGCAAGCGGATCCAGGACGTGCTCGGCGGGAACCGGTTCGTCCCCGGCGTGGCCACCGGAGCCACCGCCGTGACCGTCACCGGCTACCCCGACACCCGCGACGAGCCCGTCACCTGCACCAACAAGCCGACCCAGCGCGGCCGCACACAACAGCGCATCGACTGCCCCGAGTTCACCGGCGGCACCAGCGGCAGCCCCTGGATCAACGGCAACGACCAGGTCGTCGGCATCCTCGGCGGCCACGACAAGGGCGGGACGACGGCGGACACGTCGTACAGCGTGGTGCTCCGGGGCGACGCGGCCAAGCTCTACCAGGCGGCGACCGCAGGTCGCTGA
- a CDS encoding TetR/AcrR family transcriptional regulator: MAHMSATRPYHHGDLRSALLRSAERTLREKGAGALSLRELARDIGVSHAAPGRHFKDKQALLDALALDGYERLNQALHTAAEHPGLTLEERMTALARAYLGFAVGNPELLELMFARKHHPDSSAQLASAVDHSLASFTGLITDAQERGEIVPGDPERITMVAAASLHGLAALIAGCALEAEEALAGLDAHVHLLLHGLRPR; encoded by the coding sequence ATGGCGCACATGTCCGCGACGCGCCCCTATCACCACGGAGACCTGCGCTCAGCCCTGCTCAGGAGCGCCGAGCGCACCCTGCGCGAAAAGGGGGCCGGCGCACTCTCGCTGCGCGAGCTGGCCCGTGACATCGGCGTGAGCCACGCCGCTCCCGGCCGCCACTTCAAGGACAAGCAGGCCCTGCTCGACGCCCTCGCGCTGGACGGGTACGAGCGCCTGAACCAGGCCCTCCACACCGCCGCCGAGCACCCCGGGCTCACCCTGGAGGAGCGGATGACGGCGCTCGCGCGGGCCTACCTCGGCTTCGCCGTCGGGAATCCGGAGCTCCTGGAGCTGATGTTCGCGCGCAAGCACCACCCCGACAGCTCCGCGCAGCTCGCGTCGGCCGTCGACCACTCCCTGGCCTCCTTCACCGGGCTGATCACGGACGCCCAGGAGCGCGGCGAGATCGTCCCGGGCGACCCCGAGCGCATCACGATGGTCGCCGCCGCGAGCCTGCACGGCCTCGCCGCCCTCATCGCCGGCTGCGCCCTGGAGGCGGAGGAGGCCCTGGCCGGCCTGGACGCCCATGTCCATCTGCTGCTGCACGGACTGCGCCCGCGCTGA
- a CDS encoding GNAT family N-acetyltransferase, translated as MTNLTSDDYVIRAIRPDEWAAVKQLRLSALQDPAAHIAFLETYEDALGRPDSFYQERAKGSGEGATGAQQFIAQAPDGTWVGTVTVLIEESGTQDWAGYPVERRQGHVVGVFVRPEHRGNGLIKALFDAGAAWAWQHSAERVRLLVHEDNARAQGAYRKAGFAPSGVVVSFSKDEAEKELEFVLEPS; from the coding sequence ATGACCAACCTGACCAGCGATGACTACGTCATCCGTGCCATACGACCTGACGAGTGGGCCGCCGTGAAGCAGCTGCGCTTGTCCGCGCTGCAGGACCCGGCCGCGCACATCGCCTTCCTGGAGACCTACGAGGACGCCCTGGGAAGGCCGGATTCCTTCTATCAGGAGCGGGCCAAGGGTTCGGGCGAAGGGGCCACCGGAGCACAGCAGTTCATCGCCCAGGCGCCGGACGGGACCTGGGTGGGCACGGTCACCGTGCTCATCGAGGAGTCAGGGACGCAGGACTGGGCGGGGTACCCGGTCGAGCGGCGTCAGGGACATGTGGTCGGGGTGTTCGTACGGCCCGAGCACCGGGGGAACGGGCTGATCAAGGCCCTGTTCGACGCCGGTGCGGCATGGGCGTGGCAGCACAGTGCCGAGCGGGTACGGCTGCTCGTCCACGAGGACAACGCCCGGGCGCAGGGTGCGTACCGCAAGGCGGGGTTCGCGCCGAGCGGGGTGGTCGTGTCGTTCTCGAAGGACGAGGCGGAGAAAGAGCTGGAGTTCGTCCTGGAGCCGTCGTAG
- a CDS encoding type IV secretory system conjugative DNA transfer family protein: MRPDNRGHHRSDGRDNRDGRRDGQGGIPDGLLVGFIAFILGMTLLVWTSTGLAALFSTGAWPEGVTFTRTPLAMRHLIGRAHDLTGAWPDTPPSQLSGWGLFWGLFIGQLMAVLVLAIFVMGTMARWRAGRVRRAFEKGAAKGRAQSATPAPATAPAPVAPAAVPAPAPAPEQRYEVPAPRTEPEPTKASQETAPTEPLEHLSADGRRTGGWDTDRPEGAVLYGPPTSRQATATQAIQDAPGPTVVVTSNPALWADTKDARAKLGPTLLYDPAHLCDTPARLHWSPTTGCEDRQTALQRATALLSPVRPTAKIDQAVADTATTLLRSYLHAAALENRTIRHVHRWSQGTQVQDAVRTLRTHPSAAPGAAGELEAALTAHPERRDVAQELTSRALSSLFTVNIREACTPNRSDALALDSFVHEGGTLYVVGESIEDPRTNPGAMPLLTALVSGVVERGRRMAERSSSGRLDPPLTLVLDDIAAVAPLPQLPDLLATGSDQGLPTLALLRSREQARARWPHQELPV, translated from the coding sequence GTGAGACCGGACAACCGCGGTCACCACCGCAGTGACGGCCGTGACAACCGTGACGGCCGTCGGGACGGCCAGGGCGGCATCCCCGACGGCCTCCTGGTCGGCTTCATCGCCTTCATCCTCGGCATGACCCTGCTGGTGTGGACGTCCACGGGCCTGGCGGCCCTCTTCTCCACGGGCGCCTGGCCCGAGGGCGTCACCTTCACCCGCACCCCCCTGGCCATGCGCCATCTCATCGGCCGGGCCCACGACCTCACCGGCGCCTGGCCGGACACCCCACCGTCCCAGCTCTCCGGCTGGGGCCTGTTCTGGGGCCTGTTCATCGGCCAGCTGATGGCCGTGCTCGTCCTCGCCATATTCGTCATGGGCACGATGGCGAGATGGCGGGCGGGGAGAGTACGGCGGGCCTTCGAGAAGGGCGCGGCGAAGGGCCGAGCCCAGTCGGCCACACCGGCACCGGCTACGGCACCGGCCCCGGTCGCGCCGGCAGCGGTCCCGGCTCCCGCTCCAGCACCCGAACAGCGCTATGAGGTCCCTGCACCGCGTACGGAGCCGGAGCCGACGAAGGCATCGCAGGAGACGGCACCGACGGAGCCGTTGGAGCACCTTTCGGCCGACGGCAGACGGACCGGTGGCTGGGATACGGACCGCCCCGAAGGCGCGGTGCTGTACGGACCCCCCACGAGCCGCCAGGCAACCGCGACCCAGGCCATCCAGGACGCCCCCGGCCCCACCGTCGTCGTCACCTCGAACCCGGCTCTGTGGGCCGACACCAAGGACGCCCGAGCCAAACTGGGCCCCACCCTCCTCTACGACCCCGCCCACCTCTGCGACACCCCGGCACGCCTCCACTGGTCCCCGACAACCGGCTGCGAAGACAGACAGACCGCACTGCAGCGAGCCACCGCCCTCCTCAGCCCCGTCCGACCCACCGCCAAGATCGACCAGGCGGTGGCCGACACGGCGACCACCCTCCTGCGCAGCTATCTGCACGCCGCCGCCCTGGAGAACCGCACCATCCGCCACGTCCACCGCTGGTCCCAGGGCACCCAGGTCCAGGACGCCGTGCGCACCCTCCGTACCCACCCGAGCGCCGCCCCCGGCGCCGCAGGCGAACTCGAGGCAGCCCTCACCGCACACCCCGAACGCCGCGACGTAGCCCAGGAGTTGACCAGCCGGGCGCTGTCCTCCCTCTTCACGGTCAACATCCGCGAGGCATGCACCCCAAACCGAAGTGATGCGCTCGCCTTGGATTCCTTTGTCCACGAAGGGGGCACGCTTTATGTGGTCGGTGAATCCATCGAGGACCCCAGGACCAACCCGGGCGCGATGCCCCTCCTGACGGCCCTCGTCTCAGGCGTGGTCGAGCGCGGCCGGCGCATGGCCGAACGGTCATCCTCCGGTCGGCTCGACCCACCACTCACCCTGGTCCTGGACGACATCGCGGCCGTGGCCCCGCTCCCCCAACTGCCCGACCTGCTCGCCACCGGAAGCGACCAGGGCCTGCCGACCCTCGCCCTGCTCCGCTCCCGCGAACAGGCCAGAGCACGCTGGCCGCACCAGGAACTACCGGTCTGA
- a CDS encoding FMN-dependent NADH-azoreductase, producing MATLLHIDTSLNGGNSHSRAVTAAFRRAWEGEHPQGRVIHRDLDADPVPHLRAAAYYAGYTAPADQSPEQRAAFALRAELIEEAEAADVILLSAPMYNYSIPSTLKAWIDHVFAVGRTAMTENPSLAGKPAVVVTSRGGSFREGTPQHGNDYVQSYLRQALGAGLGMDVTFIVPELTLAPVVPAMAGLVPLFEASRAESLAAAESHARELAIRLAA from the coding sequence ATGGCCACGCTGCTGCACATCGACACCTCCCTCAACGGCGGGAACTCCCACTCCCGCGCCGTCACCGCCGCCTTCCGCAGGGCGTGGGAGGGCGAGCATCCGCAGGGCAGGGTGATCCACCGCGACCTCGACGCCGATCCGGTGCCCCACTTGAGGGCCGCCGCCTACTACGCCGGCTACACCGCCCCCGCCGACCAGTCCCCCGAACAGCGGGCCGCCTTCGCTCTGCGCGCCGAGCTGATCGAAGAGGCGGAGGCGGCGGACGTGATCCTGCTCAGCGCCCCGATGTACAACTACTCGATCCCCTCGACGTTGAAGGCCTGGATCGACCACGTCTTCGCGGTGGGCCGCACCGCGATGACCGAGAACCCCTCGCTCGCGGGCAAGCCCGCCGTCGTCGTGACCAGCCGCGGCGGGTCGTTCCGGGAGGGCACACCCCAGCACGGCAACGACTATGTGCAGAGCTATCTGCGGCAGGCCCTCGGCGCCGGTCTCGGCATGGACGTCACCTTCATCGTCCCCGAACTGACCCTGGCCCCGGTCGTTCCCGCCATGGCCGGCCTGGTCCCGCTCTTCGAGGCCTCCCGCGCCGAGTCCCTCGCAGCCGCCGAGTCCCACGCCAGGGAACTGGCGATACGTCTCGCCGCGTAG
- a CDS encoding oxidoreductase, translated as MADTTEARTARTWNATHLPDLTGRTAVITGANSGLGFAAAEALARAGAHVVFAVRDLTRGGAAAARVSGSTEVRRLDLADLDSVREFAASWDRPLDLLINNAGVMMLPEQQTKQGFEMQFGTNHLGHFALTNLLLPYVTDRVVTVSSGLHRSGDGVIHFEDVNLRGRYSPNRAYAQSKLANLLFTLELQRRLAEAGSSVRALAAHPGYAATNLQSHAASPFARAGMVLGNKFLAQSDKAGALPTLYAATRDLPGASYVGPDGLGEMRGAPTLVGRSRAASDPEAARRLWTLSEELTGVEWRLPATQVS; from the coding sequence ATGGCTGATACGACCGAAGCGCGCACCGCGCGCACATGGAACGCGACCCACCTCCCCGACCTGACCGGCCGTACGGCCGTGATCACCGGCGCCAACAGCGGCCTCGGCTTCGCGGCCGCCGAGGCGCTGGCCCGGGCCGGGGCGCATGTGGTGTTCGCCGTACGGGACCTCACGCGCGGCGGCGCCGCGGCGGCGAGGGTGAGCGGCAGTACCGAGGTGCGCCGCCTGGACCTGGCGGACCTGGACTCGGTGCGGGAGTTCGCCGCCTCGTGGGACCGCCCGCTGGATCTGCTGATCAACAACGCGGGCGTGATGATGCTGCCCGAACAGCAGACGAAGCAGGGCTTCGAGATGCAGTTCGGCACGAACCATCTCGGGCACTTCGCGCTGACGAACCTGCTGCTGCCGTACGTCACGGACCGGGTGGTGACGGTGTCCTCCGGCCTCCACCGCTCAGGCGACGGAGTGATCCACTTCGAGGACGTGAACCTGCGGGGCCGCTACTCCCCGAACCGTGCCTACGCCCAGTCCAAGCTGGCCAACCTGCTCTTCACCCTGGAACTGCAGCGCCGCCTGGCCGAGGCCGGCTCGTCCGTGCGCGCCCTGGCGGCCCACCCCGGCTATGCGGCCACCAATCTGCAGAGCCATGCCGCGAGCCCCTTCGCACGGGCGGGCATGGTGCTCGGCAACAAGTTCCTCGCCCAGAGCGACAAGGCCGGCGCCCTCCCGACGCTCTACGCGGCCACCCGGGACCTGCCCGGGGCGTCCTACGTCGGCCCCGACGGCCTGGGGGAGATGCGCGGCGCCCCGACGCTGGTCGGCCGCAGCAGGGCGGCGAGCGATCCGGAGGCGGCGCGCAGGCTGTGGACGCTGTCGGAGGAGCTGACGGGGGTGGAGTGGAGGCTTCCGGCGACGCAGGTGTCGTAA
- a CDS encoding S53 family peptidase translates to MRTPTPTKPHIRGRWRRIGSAAAATAGLVLAGLGTAAHADAATPTAHKASAQAIAAQVAKAHVQYTNACSTTPKKGYASCHALRVTGGTTAFQEEQAAKKGIAPKTVSPKAASDSPTGYGPSDLQSAYGLTDAASANGSGETIAIVDAYDDPNAEADLATYRDYYGLSACTTDNGCFEKVGQTGSTTSLPSADSGWAGEISLDLDMASAVCPNCNILLVEAKSASDANLGTAVNEAVKLGAKFVSNSYGGSESSSDTSYDSKYYNHPGVAITASAGDEGYGAEYPAASKYVTAVGGTALKTSSTSRGWTESVWKTSSTEGTGSGCSAYDAKPAWQTDTGCAKRMIADVSAVADPATGVSVYDTYGSDGTGWNTYGGTSASAPIIAGVYALAGTPGSGDYPSAYPYAAAGTSALNDVTSGTNGTCSTSYFCTAKSGYDGPTGWGTPEGTSAFTG, encoded by the coding sequence TTGCGTACGCCCACCCCCACCAAGCCCCACATACGCGGCAGATGGCGCCGCATCGGCTCCGCCGCCGCGGCCACCGCGGGCCTCGTCCTCGCCGGGCTCGGCACCGCCGCCCACGCCGACGCCGCCACCCCCACGGCCCACAAGGCGAGCGCCCAGGCCATCGCCGCACAGGTCGCCAAGGCCCATGTGCAGTACACCAACGCGTGCTCCACCACCCCGAAGAAGGGCTACGCGTCCTGCCACGCCCTGCGCGTCACCGGCGGCACCACCGCCTTCCAGGAGGAGCAGGCCGCCAAGAAGGGCATCGCGCCCAAGACCGTCTCCCCGAAGGCGGCCTCCGACTCGCCGACCGGGTACGGCCCGAGCGACCTCCAGTCCGCCTACGGCCTGACCGACGCCGCCTCCGCGAACGGCTCCGGCGAGACCATCGCGATCGTCGACGCCTACGACGACCCGAACGCCGAGGCGGACCTGGCCACTTACCGCGACTACTACGGCCTGTCCGCGTGCACCACGGACAACGGCTGCTTCGAGAAGGTCGGCCAGACCGGCTCCACGACCTCCCTCCCCTCGGCCGACAGCGGCTGGGCCGGCGAGATCTCGCTCGACCTCGACATGGCCTCCGCCGTCTGCCCGAACTGCAACATCCTGCTCGTCGAGGCGAAGTCCGCGAGCGACGCCAACCTGGGCACGGCGGTGAACGAGGCCGTCAAGCTGGGTGCGAAGTTCGTCTCCAACAGCTACGGCGGCTCCGAGTCGTCCTCCGACACCTCCTACGACTCCAAGTACTACAACCACCCGGGTGTCGCCATCACCGCCAGCGCCGGTGACGAGGGCTACGGCGCCGAGTACCCGGCCGCCTCCAAGTACGTCACCGCCGTCGGCGGCACCGCCCTGAAGACCTCCTCCACCAGCCGCGGCTGGACCGAGAGCGTCTGGAAGACGTCCAGCACCGAGGGCACCGGCTCCGGCTGCTCCGCCTACGACGCCAAGCCCGCCTGGCAGACCGACACCGGCTGCGCCAAGCGCATGATCGCCGACGTCTCGGCGGTCGCCGACCCGGCCACCGGCGTCTCCGTGTACGACACCTACGGCTCCGACGGCACCGGCTGGAACACCTACGGCGGCACCAGCGCCTCGGCCCCGATCATCGCCGGCGTCTACGCCCTGGCCGGCACCCCGGGCTCCGGCGACTACCCCTCCGCCTACCCGTACGCCGCGGCCGGCACCTCCGCTCTCAACGACGTCACCAGCGGCACCAACGGCACTTGCTCCACCAGCTACTTCTGCACCGCGAAGTCCGGCTACGACGGCCCGACCGGCTGGGGCACCCCCGAGGGCACGTCCGCCTTCACGGGCTGA